One genomic region from Thermococcus sp. encodes:
- the leuS gene encoding leucine--tRNA ligase gives MTELNFKAIEEKWQKRWLEEKIFEPDRNAKPKDKKFYITVAFPYLSGHLHVGHARTYTIPDVIARFKRMQGYNVLFPMAWHITGAPIVGIAERIKQRDPKTIHIYRDVYKVPEEILWKFEDPREIVKYFMKSAKETFIRAGFGVDWTREFHTTSLFPPFSKFIEWQFWTLKDLGLVVKGAHRVRWDPVVGTALGDHDIMEGEDVQILDYVIIKFILQEDGEEIYMPAATLRPETVYGVTNMWLNPEATYVKAKVRRGENVETWIVSKEAAYKLSFQDKEIEVIEEFKGERLIGKYVKNPVTGDEVIILPAEFVDPDNATGVVMSVPAHAPFDHIALEDLKKETEILLKYEVNPRVVEEISYISLIKLEGYGDFPAVEEVERLGVKSQKDVEKLEEATKNIYKAEYHKGVFKIEPYAGKPVQEAKDLIAKELQEKGIAEIMYEFAEKLVISRFGNQAVIKIIHDQWFIDYGNPEWKKKAREALANMTIYPESRRAQFEAIIDWLDKKACARKVGLGTPLPWDPDWVIESLSDSTIYMVYYTISRHMNRLRNEGRLDPEKLDRDFFDYIFREEFSEEKEKELAEKTGIPAETIHEMKEEFEYWYPLDWRCSAKDLIPNHLTFFIFNHTAIFRKEHWPRGIAVNGFGTLEGTKMSKSKGNVLNFIDAIEENGADVVRLYIMGLAEHDSDFDWRRKEVGKLRRQVERFYELISEFSTYEAKETELKDIDRWMLHRLNKAIERATKALEEFRTRTAVQWAFYTVLNDLRWYMRRTEGRDDETKRYVLRKLAEVWVRLMAPFTPHISEELWEKLGGEGFVSLAKWPEPVEEWWNETVEAEEQFVQSVIEDIKEIIHVAKLEDAKRAYLYTAPEWKWRVVEIVAEKRDFKSAMGELMKDPEMRKHGKEVSRLIQRLIKERAFDMKRIDEEKALREAKDFMEKELGLEIIINAEEDRGGKKKQAMPLKPAVFVE, from the coding sequence ATGACGGAACTTAACTTCAAGGCCATTGAGGAGAAGTGGCAAAAGAGGTGGCTTGAGGAGAAGATTTTCGAACCTGACAGGAACGCAAAACCGAAGGACAAGAAGTTCTACATAACAGTGGCTTTCCCATACCTTTCCGGTCACCTTCACGTGGGGCATGCAAGAACATACACGATTCCAGATGTTATCGCTAGGTTCAAGCGCATGCAGGGCTACAACGTCCTCTTCCCAATGGCGTGGCACATCACCGGCGCGCCGATAGTTGGAATAGCGGAGCGCATAAAGCAGCGCGACCCAAAGACCATCCACATCTACCGCGACGTCTACAAGGTTCCCGAGGAGATACTCTGGAAGTTCGAGGACCCTAGGGAGATAGTCAAGTACTTCATGAAGTCCGCGAAGGAGACCTTCATACGCGCCGGTTTCGGCGTTGACTGGACGCGCGAGTTCCACACTACAAGTCTCTTCCCTCCCTTCAGCAAGTTCATCGAGTGGCAGTTCTGGACGCTCAAAGACCTTGGATTGGTCGTCAAGGGTGCCCACCGCGTCCGCTGGGACCCAGTCGTCGGAACCGCCCTTGGAGACCACGACATAATGGAGGGTGAAGACGTCCAGATCCTGGACTACGTTATAATCAAGTTCATCCTCCAGGAAGACGGCGAGGAAATCTACATGCCAGCGGCGACGCTCAGGCCCGAGACGGTTTACGGCGTCACCAACATGTGGCTGAACCCGGAGGCAACATACGTTAAGGCGAAGGTCAGGCGCGGCGAGAATGTTGAGACCTGGATAGTCAGCAAGGAGGCCGCCTACAAGCTCTCCTTCCAGGACAAGGAGATTGAGGTAATCGAGGAGTTCAAGGGCGAGAGGCTTATTGGGAAATACGTCAAGAACCCTGTCACCGGAGATGAGGTCATAATCCTGCCGGCGGAGTTCGTTGACCCTGACAACGCGACTGGAGTCGTTATGAGCGTTCCGGCTCATGCGCCCTTCGACCACATCGCTCTGGAAGACCTGAAGAAGGAGACGGAGATACTCCTCAAGTACGAGGTAAACCCGAGGGTTGTGGAGGAGATAAGCTACATCTCGCTGATCAAGCTGGAGGGCTACGGGGACTTCCCGGCGGTTGAAGAGGTAGAGAGGCTCGGCGTGAAGAGCCAGAAGGACGTTGAGAAGCTCGAAGAAGCCACCAAGAACATCTACAAGGCCGAGTACCACAAAGGAGTCTTCAAGATAGAGCCCTACGCCGGCAAGCCCGTCCAGGAGGCTAAGGATCTGATAGCGAAGGAGCTCCAGGAGAAGGGCATAGCGGAGATAATGTACGAGTTCGCCGAGAAGCTGGTCATCTCGCGCTTCGGCAACCAGGCGGTCATCAAGATAATCCACGACCAGTGGTTCATCGACTACGGCAACCCCGAGTGGAAGAAGAAGGCGAGGGAAGCTTTAGCGAACATGACCATCTACCCTGAGAGCAGGCGCGCCCAGTTCGAGGCGATAATCGACTGGCTCGACAAGAAGGCCTGCGCGAGGAAAGTTGGTCTGGGAACCCCGCTCCCGTGGGACCCCGACTGGGTTATCGAGAGCCTGAGCGATTCAACGATATACATGGTCTACTACACGATAAGCAGGCACATGAACCGCCTTAGGAATGAGGGCAGGCTCGACCCCGAGAAGCTCGACAGGGACTTCTTCGACTACATCTTCCGCGAGGAGTTCAGCGAGGAAAAGGAGAAAGAACTGGCCGAGAAGACGGGGATTCCAGCGGAGACCATCCATGAGATGAAGGAGGAGTTCGAGTACTGGTACCCGCTCGACTGGCGCTGTTCGGCGAAAGACCTCATCCCGAACCACCTGACGTTCTTCATCTTCAACCACACCGCCATCTTCAGGAAAGAGCACTGGCCGAGGGGAATAGCGGTAAACGGCTTCGGAACGCTGGAAGGCACCAAGATGAGCAAGAGCAAGGGCAACGTGCTGAACTTTATAGATGCTATCGAGGAGAACGGTGCCGATGTGGTGAGACTCTACATAATGGGGTTGGCCGAGCACGACAGCGACTTCGACTGGCGCAGGAAGGAGGTCGGAAAGCTCCGCAGGCAGGTCGAGCGCTTCTACGAGCTGATAAGCGAGTTCTCAACCTATGAGGCTAAAGAAACCGAGCTGAAGGACATAGACCGCTGGATGCTTCACCGTCTGAACAAGGCCATCGAGAGAGCGACGAAGGCCCTCGAGGAGTTCAGGACGAGGACGGCGGTGCAGTGGGCGTTCTACACGGTGCTCAACGACCTGCGCTGGTACATGCGCAGAACCGAGGGCAGGGACGACGAAACGAAGCGCTATGTCCTGAGAAAGCTCGCCGAGGTCTGGGTCAGGCTCATGGCGCCGTTCACACCGCACATCAGTGAGGAACTCTGGGAGAAGCTCGGCGGGGAGGGCTTCGTCAGCCTGGCGAAGTGGCCCGAGCCGGTCGAGGAGTGGTGGAACGAGACCGTCGAGGCGGAGGAGCAGTTCGTCCAGTCCGTCATCGAGGACATCAAGGAGATTATCCACGTAGCTAAGCTCGAAGACGCCAAGAGGGCCTACCTCTACACTGCACCGGAGTGGAAGTGGCGCGTTGTTGAGATCGTGGCCGAGAAGAGGGACTTCAAGTCTGCTATGGGCGAACTGATGAAGGACCCCGAGATGAGGAAGCATGGCAAGGAGGTAAGCAGGCTCATCCAGAGGCTTATCAAGGAGAGGGCCTTCGACATGAAGCGCATCGACGAGGAGAAGGCCCTCAGAGAGGCGAAGGACTTCATGGAGAAGGAACTCGGCCTGGAGATAATCATCAACGCCGAAGAAGACAGGGGAGGAAAGAAGAAACAGGCAATGCCGCTGAAGCCGGCGGTGTTTGTGGAGTGA
- a CDS encoding Xaa-Pro peptidase family protein — MRLERFISLMKGRGFDGALISPGTNMYYLTGLQVHEAGERLTLLVTGSDGSYRLLAPGLYKNVVGNFPATFWRDGENPYEKLAWILAEFKLSSGKLLVEDTMRSDWLINILRISNRDFEFYPLSSVIRELRMRKDEHEIELMKHAAKVVDRVFEELLGWELLGMRESELALKMELRIRELSDGISFEPIVASGENAANPHHAPGKRRLRKGDLVILDYGAKWRGYCSDMTRTIALGKPNERLVEIYKVVKEAQEEAYKTVRVGTKAKEIDGAARETIAKAGYGEYFTHRTGHGLGLDVHEEPFIGPDGEVTLENGMTFTIEPGIYVPGLGGVRIEDDIAVIDGRGKRLTRAERELIIV; from the coding sequence ATGCGCCTTGAAAGGTTTATCTCCCTCATGAAGGGGCGCGGTTTCGACGGCGCTCTAATAAGCCCCGGGACGAACATGTACTACCTCACGGGACTGCAGGTACACGAAGCAGGGGAAAGATTGACCCTCTTAGTGACAGGCTCTGACGGGAGCTACCGCCTCCTTGCGCCGGGCTTATACAAGAACGTCGTGGGGAACTTTCCGGCCACATTCTGGCGCGATGGCGAAAACCCCTACGAGAAGCTCGCCTGGATACTAGCTGAATTCAAGCTTTCATCCGGAAAACTGCTCGTCGAAGACACAATGAGATCGGACTGGCTCATCAACATCCTGCGCATCTCCAACAGGGACTTTGAGTTCTACCCGCTCAGCTCAGTAATAAGGGAGCTTCGCATGAGGAAGGACGAACACGAGATAGAACTAATGAAGCACGCGGCCAAAGTAGTTGACAGGGTATTCGAAGAACTCCTCGGCTGGGAGCTCCTCGGAATGCGCGAGAGCGAGCTGGCTCTGAAGATGGAGCTAAGGATAAGGGAGCTTTCCGACGGGATATCCTTCGAGCCGATAGTGGCGAGCGGAGAGAACGCCGCTAATCCTCACCACGCCCCGGGGAAAAGAAGGCTGAGGAAGGGCGACCTCGTTATCCTCGACTACGGGGCAAAGTGGAGAGGCTACTGCTCTGACATGACGAGAACCATTGCTTTAGGAAAGCCAAACGAAAGACTGGTCGAGATATACAAGGTCGTAAAGGAAGCTCAAGAGGAGGCCTACAAGACAGTTAGGGTTGGGACAAAGGCGAAGGAGATAGATGGAGCGGCAAGAGAAACCATAGCAAAAGCCGGCTACGGCGAGTACTTCACCCATAGAACCGGGCATGGTCTTGGCCTGGATGTCCACGAGGAACCGTTCATCGGCCCCGACGGCGAAGTAACCTTGGAAAACGGCATGACCTTCACGATAGAGCCGGGCATCTACGTCCCCGGCCTCGGCGGCGTGAGGATAGAAGATGACATCGCTGTTATAGATGGAAGGGGGAAGAGGCTGACGAGGGCGGAGAGGGAGCTTATCATAGTCTAA
- a CDS encoding 50S ribosomal protein L15e has product MSMYKYIREAWKSPKKSYVGDLLKVRMIKWRRDPVVVRAERPTRLDRARSLGYQAKQGYVIVRVRVRKGGRKRPRWKGARKPSKMGMVKYSPKKSLQWIAEEKAARKYPNLEVLNSYWVGEDGMYRWFEVILVDPHHPTIKADPKINWIAGRAHKGRVFRGLTSAGRKSRGLRNKGKGAEKIRPSIRANKGRGK; this is encoded by the coding sequence ATGAGTATGTACAAGTACATTAGGGAAGCCTGGAAAAGCCCGAAGAAGAGCTACGTTGGAGACCTTCTCAAGGTCAGGATGATAAAATGGAGGAGAGATCCGGTCGTCGTCCGCGCCGAGAGGCCGACCCGACTTGACCGCGCTAGGAGCCTCGGCTACCAGGCCAAGCAGGGTTATGTAATAGTTCGTGTCCGCGTGAGAAAGGGCGGAAGGAAGAGACCTAGGTGGAAGGGCGCGAGGAAGCCGAGCAAGATGGGTATGGTTAAGTACTCGCCAAAGAAGAGCCTTCAGTGGATAGCCGAGGAGAAGGCCGCCCGCAAGTACCCGAACCTTGAGGTTCTCAACAGCTACTGGGTCGGAGAGGACGGTATGTACAGGTGGTTCGAGGTCATTCTTGTTGATCCGCACCACCCGACCATCAAGGCGGACCCGAAGATCAACTGGATAGCTGGCAGGGCACACAAGGGGAGGGTATTTAGAGGCCTCACCTCAGCTGGAAGGAAGAGCCGCGGCCTGAGGAACAAGGGCAAAGGAGCAGAGAAGATCAGGCCTAGCATAAGGGCCAACAAGGGCAGGGGCAAGTGA
- a CDS encoding RNA-binding protein, which produces MAKLGAHYVRLTTFIQATEDEDKVLEAIATFIPEEIDDEDTIFNIDETRGFFGNPIKVVNVEIKRSKAVRQFINYFKELLSEEDRNYLLKHLDEKVDEEGTFYVRFNKQKAHLGDVEIDEGPDVIQVRIKVKAFPMRKEAVVKAVKEWLEE; this is translated from the coding sequence ATGGCAAAGCTGGGGGCACACTACGTCAGGCTTACCACGTTCATCCAAGCCACTGAAGATGAGGACAAGGTTCTCGAAGCAATAGCAACGTTCATCCCCGAGGAGATCGATGATGAGGATACAATTTTTAACATCGACGAGACGAGGGGATTCTTCGGCAATCCAATTAAGGTTGTCAACGTTGAGATAAAGAGGAGCAAAGCCGTGAGGCAGTTCATCAACTACTTCAAGGAACTCCTGAGCGAGGAGGATAGGAACTACCTTCTGAAACACCTCGACGAGAAGGTCGACGAGGAGGGGACCTTCTATGTCCGCTTCAACAAGCAGAAGGCGCATCTCGGCGACGTTGAGATAGATGAGGGGCCGGACGTGATCCAGGTCAGAATAAAGGTCAAGGCCTTCCCTATGAGGAAGGAGGCCGTTGTCAAAGCGGTTAAGGAGTGGCTGGAGGAATGA
- a CDS encoding Ribonuclease P protein component 3: MPKAEGVSFSRDYFIEMDVRSEEAYELAKEWFDEVVFTKKLVLERSPDWDALKEQINALRETYGKVALLIATKKPSLIREVKNRGLKALIYVQGGDMRVNRASLEAGVDALISPWFGRKDPGFDHILAGIAARRNVAVGFSLSPLLGANPYKRVQLLRFMTKTWQLVKKYKVPRFITSSAENKWEVRSHRDLMSLGINLGMELSEARASLNFHPRGILGRLE; encoded by the coding sequence ATGCCTAAAGCAGAAGGGGTCTCTTTCTCACGCGATTACTTCATCGAGATGGATGTGAGAAGTGAGGAGGCCTATGAACTGGCTAAGGAGTGGTTTGACGAGGTTGTCTTCACCAAAAAACTCGTCCTTGAGAGGTCGCCTGACTGGGATGCTCTTAAGGAACAAATAAATGCCCTCCGCGAGACCTACGGGAAAGTCGCCCTCCTAATAGCCACAAAGAAGCCGAGTCTCATAAGGGAGGTTAAGAACCGCGGTCTTAAAGCTCTGATTTACGTCCAGGGTGGCGACATGAGGGTTAACCGCGCCTCGCTTGAGGCGGGTGTTGACGCCCTGATAAGCCCATGGTTTGGGAGGAAAGATCCCGGCTTCGACCACATCTTAGCGGGAATAGCCGCGAGGAGGAATGTTGCGGTGGGCTTTTCCCTTTCTCCTCTCCTGGGGGCAAACCCCTACAAGAGGGTTCAGCTCCTCCGCTTCATGACCAAAACCTGGCAGCTTGTGAAGAAGTACAAGGTTCCACGTTTTATAACGAGTTCCGCTGAGAACAAGTGGGAGGTTCGCTCTCATAGGGATCTGATGAGCCTCGGGATAAACCTGGGGATGGAGCTATCAGAGGCAAGGGCA